Proteins from a single region of Streptomyces sp. HUAS 15-9:
- a CDS encoding cytochrome P450 family protein — protein MTTTQDAVTAAERCTPEFRRDPHSVYALLRDTAPVCPMRPPHGNETYLITRYEDARAALSDPRLSKDMYGAMDAYRRIFGDSSVALDDNMLNSDAPKHTRLRRLVNSAFTPRRVEALRPKIQEIVGSLLDDCPASKPFDLLPAFAFPLPIIVICDLLGVPPQERSRMQNLSSTVAQSGFDEEAKRAQQQAEEDLHACFTELIAAKRSRPGDDLLSALIAARDDDGGLTESELVSTAFLLMFAGHKTTAYLIGNSVHHLLSHPDQLRAVRENPDLIRAAVEELVRYDGSVETATFRYATEDVEYGETRIPKGALVQIAISSANRDPLKFDDPDRLDVLRPGNAQDAHLGFGHGSHYCLGAPLARLETQLALTILFDRFPGVRPAEPLGEARWLEVPFPAFRGLAELPVVLDPSG, from the coding sequence GTGACCACCACGCAAGACGCCGTCACCGCGGCCGAACGCTGCACCCCGGAGTTCCGGCGCGATCCTCACTCGGTCTACGCCCTGCTGCGCGACACGGCGCCGGTCTGCCCCATGAGACCGCCGCACGGCAACGAGACGTACCTGATCACCCGGTACGAGGACGCACGGGCGGCGCTGTCGGATCCGCGGTTGAGCAAGGACATGTACGGGGCCATGGACGCCTACAGGAGGATCTTCGGGGACTCGTCCGTCGCGCTGGACGACAACATGCTCAACTCCGACGCGCCCAAGCACACGCGGCTGCGCCGACTGGTCAACTCCGCGTTTACCCCGCGGCGCGTGGAGGCTCTTCGGCCGAAGATCCAGGAGATCGTCGGGAGCCTGCTCGATGATTGCCCGGCCAGCAAGCCCTTCGACCTGCTGCCGGCGTTCGCGTTCCCGCTGCCGATCATCGTGATCTGCGATCTGCTCGGTGTGCCGCCGCAGGAGCGGTCGCGGATGCAGAATCTGTCCTCCACGGTGGCGCAGAGCGGATTCGACGAGGAGGCCAAGCGGGCCCAGCAGCAGGCCGAGGAAGATCTGCACGCGTGCTTCACGGAGCTCATCGCCGCCAAGCGGAGCCGCCCGGGTGACGATCTGCTGAGTGCGCTCATCGCAGCCCGGGACGACGACGGCGGGCTCACCGAGAGCGAGCTGGTCTCCACGGCGTTCCTGCTGATGTTCGCGGGTCACAAGACGACCGCGTACCTGATCGGCAACTCGGTCCACCACCTGCTGTCCCACCCCGACCAGCTCCGCGCCGTGCGGGAGAACCCGGATCTGATCCGGGCGGCGGTCGAGGAACTGGTGCGCTACGACGGCTCCGTGGAGACCGCGACGTTCCGTTACGCGACCGAGGACGTGGAGTACGGCGAGACACGGATCCCGAAGGGTGCCCTGGTGCAGATCGCGATCAGTTCGGCCAACCGCGATCCGCTGAAGTTCGACGACCCGGACAGGCTGGATGTGCTGCGGCCGGGAAACGCGCAGGATGCCCATCTGGGGTTCGGGCACGGCAGCCACTACTGCCTGGGTGCCCCGCTGGCCCGGCTCGAGACGCAGCTGGCCCTCACCATCCTGTTCGACCGGTTCCCCGGCGTGAGGCCGGCCGAACCCCTCGGCGAGGCACGGTGGTTGGAGGTTCCCTTCCCGGCCTTCCGTGGCCTCGCGGAGCTGCCTGTCGTACTCGATCCCTCGGGGTGA
- a CDS encoding inorganic phosphate transporter → MGTVSFLLVVVILTALAFDFTNGFHDTANSMATSIATGALQPRVAVIIAGVLNLAGAFLSTEVAKTISGGIVDDAKVSLVMIFAGLVGAVLWNLMTWLAGLPSSSSHALFGGLIGAVWVGAGGSAVQFGAIVEKILIPAVLSPIVACVVAVLATYFAYIITRRTAPGQARSGFRRGQIGSASLVALAHGTNDAQKTMGVITLALISAGVLTHGSGPPWWVVLTSGLAIALGTYTGGWRIIRTMGKGLTDIEAPQGFAAETSATTVILASSHMGFPLSTTQVCTGSILGAGLGRKLAQVRWGVAGRIAASWLLTLPSAAAIGGVAAWIADHGTAGVALVAAAAAAAAAGFWALSRRRAVTPDNVNELPARVSEHAEQTVA, encoded by the coding sequence GTGGGTACCGTCTCGTTTCTCCTCGTCGTAGTCATTCTGACGGCACTGGCCTTCGACTTCACCAACGGCTTCCACGACACGGCCAACTCGATGGCGACATCGATCGCCACGGGGGCCCTGCAACCCCGTGTGGCCGTCATCATCGCGGGGGTGCTCAATCTGGCGGGCGCGTTCCTGTCCACGGAGGTCGCCAAGACCATCTCCGGCGGCATCGTGGACGACGCCAAGGTGTCCCTGGTGATGATCTTCGCCGGACTCGTCGGCGCGGTCCTCTGGAACCTCATGACCTGGCTCGCCGGACTGCCGTCGAGTTCGTCGCACGCGCTGTTCGGGGGGCTGATCGGCGCTGTGTGGGTGGGCGCCGGGGGATCCGCGGTGCAATTCGGGGCGATCGTCGAGAAGATCTTGATCCCTGCCGTCCTGTCCCCGATCGTCGCCTGTGTCGTGGCAGTGCTGGCGACCTACTTCGCGTACATCATCACGCGGCGCACGGCTCCCGGTCAGGCGCGCAGCGGATTCCGCAGGGGCCAGATCGGTTCGGCGTCGCTGGTCGCGCTGGCACACGGCACCAATGACGCGCAGAAGACCATGGGCGTCATCACCCTGGCCCTCATCTCCGCCGGGGTGCTCACCCACGGTTCCGGGCCGCCCTGGTGGGTGGTGCTCACCTCCGGGCTGGCGATCGCGCTCGGCACCTACACGGGCGGCTGGCGGATCATCCGCACCATGGGCAAGGGGCTCACCGACATCGAGGCACCGCAGGGCTTCGCGGCCGAGACCAGCGCGACGACCGTCATTCTGGCCTCGTCCCACATGGGCTTCCCGCTGTCCACCACGCAGGTGTGCACCGGCAGCATCCTGGGCGCGGGCCTGGGTCGCAAACTGGCCCAGGTGCGGTGGGGCGTGGCCGGGCGCATCGCCGCGTCCTGGCTGCTCACGCTGCCCTCGGCGGCGGCCATCGGCGGTGTGGCCGCCTGGATCGCCGACCACGGCACGGCGGGCGTGGCCCTGGTGGCCGCCGCCGCCGCGGCCGCGGCGGCCGGGTTCTGGGCCCTGTCGCGCCGCCGCGCCGTGACCCCGGACAACGTCAACGAACTGCCCGCCCGGGTCTCCGAGCACGCGGAGCAGACCGTGGCGTGA
- a CDS encoding phospholipase D-like domain-containing protein translates to MGTATLSVFISATLPTTPALADSPTPHLDSVESALREVSPGLEGQVWERTNGNTLDAGGGDPSDWLLQTPGCWDDAACAQRPGTRKLLAKMEENISKATRTVDISSLAPFPDGAFQDAIVAGLKKSAEAGNRLKVRVLVGAAPIYHVNVVPSKYRDELRTELGDAANNVTLNVASMTTSKTGFSWNHSKLLVVDGQSVITGGINNWKNDYVDTTHPVSDVDLALSGPAARSASRYLDQLWSWTCDNRSNSSKVWFASSQGADCMPSLDGDVHPGVANGDVPVMAVGGLGVGIKNVDPSSSFRPALPTASDTKCLVGVHDYTNADRDYDTVNPEESALRALIGSAEDHVEISQQDMNATCPPLPRYDIRLYDALAGKLADGVKVRIVVSDPANRGAIGSGGYSQIKSLNEISDVLRKRLELVTGGLPQAEAAMCANLQLASSRSSDSATWADGKPYAQHHKLVSVDGSAFYIGSKNLYPAWLQDFGYIVESPTAAGQLKTNLLDPQWTYSRATATYDYTRGICQR, encoded by the coding sequence GTGGGAACCGCCACGCTCTCCGTGTTCATCAGCGCGACGCTGCCCACGACCCCGGCCCTGGCCGACTCGCCGACTCCCCATCTCGACAGCGTCGAGAGCGCCCTTCGTGAGGTCTCGCCGGGCCTGGAGGGGCAGGTCTGGGAGCGTACGAACGGGAACACGCTCGACGCGGGTGGCGGTGATCCGTCCGACTGGCTGTTGCAGACCCCGGGTTGCTGGGATGACGCCGCCTGCGCACAGCGGCCCGGTACGCGGAAGCTGCTCGCCAAGATGGAAGAGAACATCTCCAAGGCCACTCGGACCGTCGACATATCGTCTCTGGCACCGTTCCCCGACGGCGCGTTCCAGGACGCGATCGTCGCAGGCCTGAAGAAGTCGGCCGAGGCGGGCAACAGACTCAAGGTGCGCGTCCTCGTGGGAGCCGCACCGATCTACCACGTGAACGTGGTGCCGTCGAAATACCGCGACGAACTGCGCACCGAACTCGGCGATGCCGCGAACAACGTGACGCTGAACGTCGCGTCGATGACGACCTCGAAGACCGGGTTCTCATGGAACCACTCCAAGCTCCTCGTCGTGGACGGCCAGTCGGTGATCACCGGGGGCATCAACAACTGGAAGAACGACTACGTCGACACCACCCACCCGGTGTCCGACGTCGATCTGGCCCTGTCCGGCCCCGCCGCCCGCTCCGCGAGCCGGTACCTGGATCAGCTGTGGTCCTGGACCTGCGACAACCGGAGCAACTCCAGCAAGGTGTGGTTCGCCTCGTCCCAAGGCGCCGACTGCATGCCGTCGTTGGACGGCGACGTGCACCCGGGCGTCGCGAACGGGGATGTTCCGGTGATGGCGGTGGGCGGCCTCGGAGTCGGCATCAAGAACGTCGACCCGTCGTCCTCGTTCCGGCCGGCTCTCCCCACCGCTTCCGACACCAAGTGCCTGGTCGGCGTGCACGATTACACCAATGCCGACCGCGACTACGACACGGTGAACCCCGAAGAGAGCGCCCTGCGCGCGCTCATCGGCAGCGCCGAGGACCATGTCGAGATCTCCCAGCAGGACATGAACGCCACCTGTCCGCCGCTGCCGCGCTACGACATCCGTCTGTACGACGCCCTCGCGGGGAAGTTGGCCGACGGTGTGAAGGTCCGCATCGTGGTCAGCGACCCCGCCAACCGCGGAGCCATCGGCAGTGGCGGCTACTCCCAGATCAAGTCGCTGAACGAGATCAGCGACGTGCTCCGCAAGCGGCTCGAGCTGGTCACCGGGGGCCTGCCGCAGGCCGAGGCAGCCATGTGTGCCAACCTGCAACTCGCCAGCAGCCGTTCCTCCGACAGCGCCACATGGGCCGACGGAAAGCCGTACGCACAGCACCACAAGCTGGTGTCCGTGGACGGCTCGGCCTTCTACATCGGGTCCAAGAACCTGTACCCGGCGTGGCTGCAGGACTTCGGCTACATCGTGGAAAGCCCCACAGCTGCCGGACAGCTCAAGACGAATCTGCTCGACCCCCAGTGGACCTACTCCCGGGCAACAGCCACGTACGACTACACGCGCGGCATCTGCCAAAGATGA
- a CDS encoding LysR family transcriptional regulator — protein sequence MVTVTQLSTFVLVARLGSVSAAARTLDVSESAVSQALTALRTHFGDPLIQRTGGGGMRLTPAGARLLPVASRMVALSADAETAVRAARGAPDELRVVATSTLAEFVLPSLVEAFADRSGRRTETSFGVAAGNEIRVLVENRLADVALGPYLGAARRGDLVSEPLFRTQLVVVTGARSPRPPGPPPRWSWLVDSSGTDPDADSGRLLRRLGVAEGHVWVFPNQAATWAAAAEGAGVAPAPAHLVSPRIRRDDLRILETPATPWDATWHATVLPPEHRSPATDAFLHFLHTPAATRIMRAPGAGVPPSRFRPPVYVTLWGG from the coding sequence ATGGTGACCGTCACCCAGCTCAGCACCTTCGTGCTCGTGGCCCGGCTCGGTTCGGTGAGTGCCGCGGCGCGGACGCTGGACGTGAGCGAGTCCGCGGTGTCACAGGCGCTCACCGCGCTGCGCACCCACTTCGGCGATCCGCTCATCCAGCGCACCGGCGGCGGTGGAATGCGTCTGACGCCCGCGGGGGCGCGACTGCTGCCGGTCGCGTCCCGGATGGTCGCGCTGAGCGCCGACGCCGAGACGGCGGTGCGGGCGGCACGGGGCGCGCCCGACGAGCTACGGGTCGTGGCGACCAGCACGCTGGCGGAATTCGTCCTCCCGTCGCTGGTGGAGGCCTTCGCCGACCGCTCCGGGCGCAGGACCGAGACCTCGTTCGGGGTGGCCGCCGGCAACGAGATCCGGGTGCTGGTGGAGAACCGGCTGGCCGATGTCGCGCTCGGACCGTATCTCGGCGCCGCCCGCAGGGGCGACCTGGTCAGCGAGCCGCTGTTCCGCACCCAACTCGTCGTGGTGACCGGCGCCAGGTCGCCACGCCCGCCCGGTCCACCGCCGCGGTGGTCGTGGCTGGTCGACTCCTCCGGAACCGATCCGGACGCGGACTCCGGGCGGCTGCTGCGTCGCCTCGGTGTGGCCGAGGGGCATGTGTGGGTGTTCCCCAACCAGGCCGCGACCTGGGCTGCCGCAGCCGAGGGCGCGGGCGTGGCACCCGCGCCGGCCCATCTGGTGTCGCCCCGCATCCGCCGCGACGACCTGCGCATCCTGGAGACCCCGGCCACGCCCTGGGACGCCACCTGGCACGCCACCGTCCTGCCGCCCGAGCACCGCTCCCCGGCCACCGACGCGTTCCTGCACTTCCTGCACACCCCCGCGGCAACCCGCATCATGCGCGCACCCGGTGCGGGCGTCCCACCGTCCCGGTTCCGGCCGCCGGTGTATGTCACGTTGTGGGGCGGGTGA
- a CDS encoding FAD binding domain-containing protein: protein MQVPAAFQYETASSLEHAIELLARYGSEARVVAGGHSLLPMMKLRLAQPEALIDINGLGELALIRVDGHDLSLGAMVRHAELLASPVVGEHFPILRDAERVIADPLVRNRGTVGGSLCQADPSEDLSAAFSALRATLVAQGPRGRRTIGIREFFLGPYETALEEAELLVEVRVPIRSHASAYRKVERRVGDWAVAAAGAVLEISEGVITEAGIGLTAVGAPRFVAEQAEEFLRGGRPDDEAFAEAGRIASQECRPTADQRGPADYKRHLAAELTTRALRAAAARAQGQEA, encoded by the coding sequence ATGCAGGTTCCGGCTGCTTTCCAGTACGAGACGGCCTCCAGCCTCGAGCATGCGATCGAGCTGCTCGCCCGGTACGGCAGCGAGGCCCGGGTGGTGGCGGGCGGACACAGCCTGCTGCCGATGATGAAGCTGCGGCTGGCCCAGCCCGAAGCCCTGATCGACATCAACGGCCTCGGGGAGCTGGCGTTGATCCGGGTGGACGGGCACGACCTGTCACTCGGGGCCATGGTCCGTCACGCCGAGCTGCTCGCCTCGCCGGTCGTCGGCGAGCACTTCCCCATCCTGCGGGACGCGGAACGGGTCATCGCCGATCCGCTCGTACGCAACCGCGGCACCGTGGGCGGCTCCCTGTGCCAGGCCGATCCGTCGGAGGACCTGTCCGCGGCGTTCTCTGCGCTGCGCGCGACCCTTGTCGCCCAGGGCCCCCGTGGCAGGCGCACCATCGGGATCAGGGAGTTCTTCCTCGGGCCGTACGAGACCGCGCTGGAAGAGGCGGAGCTGCTGGTGGAGGTCCGCGTGCCCATCCGTTCGCACGCCAGCGCCTACCGCAAGGTCGAGCGCCGGGTCGGCGACTGGGCGGTCGCCGCGGCGGGCGCGGTGCTGGAGATCTCCGAGGGGGTCATCACAGAGGCCGGGATCGGGCTGACGGCGGTGGGCGCCCCGCGGTTCGTGGCCGAGCAGGCCGAGGAGTTCCTGCGCGGCGGACGCCCGGACGACGAGGCCTTCGCGGAGGCGGGCCGGATCGCCTCGCAGGAGTGCCGGCCGACGGCGGACCAGCGCGGCCCCGCCGACTACAAGCGGCATCTGGCCGCTGAGCTCACCACCCGGGCGCTGCGCGCCGCCGCCGCACGCGCCCAGGGGCAGGAGGCGTGA
- a CDS encoding (2Fe-2S)-binding protein, which translates to MRITVTVNGEQHTRDVEPRLLLVHFLRDELGLTGTHWGCDTSNCGVCAVWLDGTPVKSCTVLAVMADGHEVRTVEGLAHGAELDPVQQGFIACHGLQCGFCTPGMMMTARWLLDHNADPSEEDIREAISGQMCRCTGYENIVRSIRWAAEHGGGARTADAGTEPAPAREEPAPGREEVRA; encoded by the coding sequence ATGCGGATCACCGTGACCGTCAACGGCGAGCAGCACACGAGGGACGTGGAGCCCAGGCTGCTCCTCGTCCACTTCCTGCGTGACGAACTCGGGCTCACCGGCACCCACTGGGGCTGCGACACCTCCAACTGCGGGGTGTGCGCCGTATGGCTGGACGGAACGCCGGTCAAGTCGTGCACCGTGCTCGCGGTCATGGCCGACGGCCATGAGGTGCGGACCGTCGAGGGCCTGGCGCACGGGGCCGAACTCGACCCGGTGCAGCAGGGATTCATCGCCTGCCACGGGTTGCAGTGCGGCTTCTGCACGCCGGGGATGATGATGACCGCCCGCTGGCTGCTCGACCACAACGCGGATCCGTCCGAGGAGGACATCCGCGAGGCGATCTCCGGACAGATGTGCCGCTGCACCGGATACGAGAACATCGTGCGCTCCATCCGCTGGGCCGCCGAGCACGGCGGCGGGGCGCGGACCGCGGACGCGGGCACCGAGCCGGCGCCCGCTCGCGAAGAGCCCGCGCCCGGCCGCGAGGAGGTGCGGGCATGA